In the Hyla sarda isolate aHylSar1 chromosome 9, aHylSar1.hap1, whole genome shotgun sequence genome, GAAGTGTCGAGACAAACTATGCAACATATAACattttgttgcatagtttgtctcgacacttcactcttcatcatcaaaaaaataccgaaactttgaaattaattattctagaaactatccccattcatttacctagcagaatacaaagattaaataatcgtgaatccttctggattcacaaactacatactttgcaccctcaaggttttaatgaatgtatcgatacagttaaatgatctgataaattagggtttaaaaactttccatttcttccaatggattaatctccaaaatattatatCTCGATCtatttttttcgttgttccttctgtgctgttcaccctggagcgccccactgtgtatttattattccttatgttttattattcaaGTTCCGTTTTTTGTTCTTCCCTTCCTTTCTGCATACAGAAACTTCTGTATTTTCTATTTAATGTCTGTAAATTTGGATctctttacgaatattcacaccctgcgttttcgccgggtgctgtattcaataccgcactagtcattccagttcatttttttcactttctctaagtagtgttcatacatcacATTCTGATCAGTTGCGATTTGGTCTACTgcactgtttattatttattattattttttatctaatAATGCAGCGATACACAAATCAGTTTTTCATTCTTTGAATTAACATACATAGCACCTTACAGGTCCACatctctttatattatatatattttttgaaataatttccaacttgcgttgttgaatgccgcaccggtgactaagcggtgtgattgcttgaatcgcttgtggtggtatattcacaccacatgcgataattatattatatatatatatatatatgtttatatgattccattgtgcttttacattattatttcattattattatttttgtgatttttgtctgcttatttatatttatttatatctatttatatatttttcatacattatcacattcatatgtggatatgtaattttatgtaacaactctttcaaaaagtactctaatggttaattcctggaggtatatatatctgttaccagccttcccttgtcatgcctgatgaagctgcgcatgcgcagcgaaacgcgttgcatctaataaatccattgattttacttggctgcctgatggttcctctctgcgccagacaaactcctgactccctggtcattcggttttgattttactcttacccaagagggctgcagtggaccttcttctacatctcttctgctctttaccttgttgtgtgtgggcgcacaaccaactttggtaagcggcttgggaattaccgtcctctacccccacccacaagatctactgatcccgcacatgaggcgccttcctccctctctctagacttgaaaagggagggactgcagcaccagcaacttggacaggagcacaatcTGCTTCtgaaccgttggatgagtgggcacatactgttgttttttggacatggctttgccgatggattgctgacgGAATGACTGGCTCAAAgtcagaggagcaggagcaggaacagtctgcactaattgagtgctattgccgccatctccaggaacccctgtttcactacctcccgggaaggtatgctgccgcaaagcaggtggtctcccccgggaacgtttggctccagaatttccacttctgccaccatgctgactgccaaccatgctaccaccttgctggctcagctgcttcctcaagggcaacctgcacgtcactctcctcatcaatacTTTCCCGCTTAGCGGAGgtagcagcagatgtctcctccacttcttggctgggcattagctgctgactgtcctctattaaatcGTCCTCActgtatagtggagctgaacccaaagcataagatacttctgcatgggagggaacagcataggacagaggcaatgggagaacagggactgctccctggccatgccaactaagggttgtgcctgaggaacccaccgactgtcgaCTGGGGGTATCCgatttcacttgtgatgaagtggatgaccatgttaaccaatcgatgatggcagatgggttgctggtccagacatgactgctagctgataacgggagatcagacctctcgctgcgactcctgctgcgactcgcccctagtcttctgtgacctctgcctgatgaatttaggcctctgccactcctctgtgcacgtcctggcacttctctgcctgacacacttagagcgtatatgaggggagtataatacgcttcactacttaaaacattatttgtttagaacagcaggtgtgtacttttggctgtccgttTACAGTtaataggcccttgagactttaacaggaacaaaatagtccactacttagatgtaagtatgtggtatgcgcttCTGAGgttagaaaaatgcgctactgtacacttaaataattatttgtgtacaacaccagccggggattacttttgcctggactttcacagtatgtaggcccttgacagattaacaggaaaaaaataatacaccacttagatataggtatgtggtatgcacttatgagggcataaaaatgcactacagtacgctaaaaaactaaattttgtgcACACCCCtaaccggtgagtacttttgcctggcctttgacACTAtccaggcccttgagactttaacaggaacaaaatagtataccgtttagatgtacatatgtggtatgcacttatgagggcagaaaaatgcgctacagtatgctaaaaaaaacatttctgccacaacaccagcagtacacaacagtgtactaaacccaaaattccaCTCACTCTCAaaaactattaggaatggactggatatctattataccgtctacagactagtataaccagcacaccagttgttgtggaacaaagacacagatttgccctaaaaaattatttatccCTCCTCTgctaacacacagctctctgtccctctctgtaatacaatactgtgggcagtgactgggaggttaatcactgcagtaagaaaaaaatttttgtgcaaaaacgcactgctctctgtccaacagaaggctgaagtgactaggaggtgaaacgctgctgtagtaagcttttctgtgtaacacatacacaggatgtccgtcctatctctctgcagtgtaatgaattaagTGACTATCCGGcatatggctgccgaatatatagttctgtgacatcacaggggtgactggctgctgataggctgcatcctgcatgcgattcagggtaatcccgcctacccttgttcccgccttcccaggataaatttgccccatgtcctcacatgtggatccgccattttagatgccctggagcctcgacctcattaaatggagtttaataaagcgattagtgcgatagaatcgcggcgatattcacatttgttgtgaATTGAATTTCAGCCATCTAATGGGGTGTGCCCAGCTTTTGAGCACATACTCAGTTGCCACTAGATGGTCTCATCATgcggccgccacctccacgctttgtcattcaggcattgtatgttctccccatgctgccgccaaatccaggctgtgtcattccgacactatatgttctcctcatgcttcagccacctccacgctgtgtcattcagccactatatgttctcctcatgctgccgccaactccaggctgtgtcattcaggcactatatggtctcctcatgctgccgccacctccacgctgtgtcattcaggcactttatggtttcctcatgctaccaccaactccaagctatgtcattcagccactatatgttctcctcatgctgccaccaactccaggctgtgtgattcagtcactgtatgttctcctcatgctgccgtcacctcggggcggtgtcatttagccactttatgttctcctcatgctgccacaaactccaggctgtgtcattcagccgctatgtgttctcctcatgctgctgcaaccaccattctgtgtcattcagccactttgtggtctcttcatgctgccgccacctccacgctgtgtcattcagccactatatgttctcctcatgctgcggcaaactcaaggctgtgtcattcagccactttgtggtctccacatgctgccgccacctccacgctgtgtaattcaggcactatatggtttcctcatgctgccaccacctccacactgtgtcattctgccaatatgtggtctcctcatgctgccaccacctccacgctgtgtcattcaaccactacatGTTCTTCTCATAatgcagcaaactccaggctgtgtcattcagccactatgtgctctcctcatgctaccaccacatccatgctgtgttattctgccactatatggtctccttatactgatgccacctccaggctctgtcactgtgccgccctgtgacatgtgactccttttaGAAAGATAGTGAGGGGAATgattaaaacttagcttttatttctATTGCTAAAAATAGTAAACAAATAAGTGCATGTATAATCAGGTGACTAGTGGTGTCTATCCTGAATAAAGACAATTATCCAATATATCACAAACTGTTAAATGACTATGACACAAAAAATGTCAGTCTGTACAATATCATAAGCAAACATGTCAGTCTGGACACTATCCTATGCAAACAGAGGATTAACCCATACAATTCGACGCGTTTCGGTCAGCATCAGTGACCTCCTCAGGGAATAAATGGGTCCAAATAGTGTCACAGGATACCATATAAAAGCTGTATATAATAAATGTCAGACTCAAGAGCCATAAAATATGGGTATACAGAAACCGTTTTATGGCATGTGACCTGTAAAATGCAAAATACGGGAATTCCCAGATCTTGGTATACTGTAGGTACTGTACTCCTTATATGGTATAGGTCCACCCTAAAGgagaaaaacatgcaaaaaagaGAAAGTCATCAGGCTAGATTCGGCATTTATGCCATACCTGTAAAGAGAAAGCTCTATGTGCTACTCACCGTTTCAGCGTCTACGTTGTCCTCCTGTGCAACGCGCAGTAGCGGGGAGCCGTGCAGTCTTGCCGGCTGCTCCGTGCACATGGAGGGACGCAGCGGCGTGTGATGTAATATCCAGTGTCGGGGTTAGGCGGGGGAGTTTGGCTAATGACGCGTCCACCAACCAACGCTGTAGGTCAGGGGGCGCGTCCTCCGCCGCTATGTTTGCAGCAGCTGTCAGGCCACAGATTAACCCCGCAATCCCCGGTGCCAGACAGTTAGATATTGGCGATGTGTATTTTGCCGATCAATACAGAGCAACTGGCTTATTAGCCGCTGCAGAAGCCCTCATATGTGAATGACTAAAGCAAAGATTGGTGAGGCGGTTTACCGATGTATGTGACTGCATAGACAATAGCTACTAGTTGAACATCACGCATAAAGTCATACATATGCCCCTCCCACAATGAAGGGGGTAATGATACCTACGTAGCTATAGTTGTAATACAAGTTATAAATCCAATCACGCAGACAgagaaagtaaaataaaaaaaacgatttGTGTAATGCAAGTATATGTGTTGAATACACCTTATGACAGACTTCTCATCCAAAAGGAGAACACTGCACAGGTCAGAGATATAAAAATGGACTATCACTAAAGAAAATTAGATATCAAGGGTAAACATGGGTATAGGAAAAAGAGGCCATGATTGGGAGTAATGGGGGAAGGGTCACCTCCTAAAGTGTTTGAGCAGGGAGTAGCGGTGGCCTAGGGAACCTGTTATAAATCTAGTCAGGTACTGCTCTAGACCCTAAGTCTAGGCGGGGTagctgccctaaaaagggcggtcccactCTGGAACCTAGCCTATTAGGCCCTATTGTTCCCTACGCTCACGGAAGGGGTGTGGTGACTACAACCCCACTGACTACCTCAGTAATCACCCCATGGGGGCCCCCATCATTATGTCTCTATGAAACTAGAAAATCATGGCCTCTTTTTCTTAAACCCATTTTTACCCTTGATATCTAATTTTTTTTAGTGACAGTCCATTATCATATCTCTGACCTGTGCCGTGTTCTCCTTTTGGATGAGAAGTCTGTCACCACTGCTTAATCTGCAATTTTCCAATATGGTGGAACTCAACCTTACACAAATCAGACTGGCTATACCAGTAGCGGAAAACTGTGGCTGATTTCCTAAGGCAGCAGATGTAAAGCTATTAGAGACAGTGCAACTTTTAGCTAAGGCATTGGCAGCTAACCAGAGACATGTGTCACATGCTAAGGCTTTTAAAGAAGGAACTAGATTTGTCAGCAGGAACAACAGCAGAATGAATTGTATTATGCCATTTATATTTTGTCTGTTTGATGTTGATGATTAAGTAAGAGATGGAAGAATATTtagactgcattcacatcacatttaaGCACTACGGCTGCCGGGGCCGGCTGGGGGGAACTGGGAGCTCCCATATGCCAGCTGGACTGGCGCcaaaacccattcactttaatgagctggggctaattttttgccccatatcgggttttgtgaccggacttaaaactgTGGTAAACTACACTTTTAGGTCTTGTCACACCGGATCCAGGGCAAACATGAGCCAGACCCAGCTGCCGTAGTGcctaaacgtgatgtgaatgcagccttatatatGGCTCACTGCAGTATAAAAAAGGGAAAGtgaatatactgggttataatgtgggtgagcagcattaaaaaaaattggtcaCTTACTTTAATCTATCATGTAATATCGGAGTGATTTTCATTTATTCATCCATTGCTATTGCGTTGCAGTGCAAAATGAAGGCAGGGGGCCGGCTCACCAAGCTCTGCTGCCTTATTATTCACTGACCCCCATAAGTATGCAAATTTATTCTGCCTTGTCACTAGATTGTGAGTGAGGAAGCGGTACTCTGTTCACGCGCCAGTAGGCGTGAAGAAATTTGCATATCCATTATGGGGGGCGGCCGGGTAGTgaatattgagggggcaggggagCTCTGCTTCCCGACTCTATTGTCCACCACAACACAATAGAAATGGATGAATAAACAGGCATAACTCTGATACCACACTAAGGGTTGAAGAAAGTGACCATTGTTTTTAATGCTGTTCAACTGGCTTGATGtgagtgaacagcctgtcagttttcaTTTAAGAAGGAGCTGAATGAGAATAAGGGATAATGATCTGAGGAGGATTTGGAGATTGAATCAGTCGATGGGATATGAAGGAATTGTTTCCGACTTCCAAGATGAAAGCTAAATTggacttttacaacagcaaaAAACTTGCCAAACGGTGGGCCATTCTTCTACCAGCTGAGTCCTCGCTCCACTGCCTCTGCCAGGGCTATCCTTTCGAGAGGCAACAGCAGCAGCATGTTCACATTGGAGAACATGATGACTACATTTTTACATCCAGTATATCAACCTGTCATTAATCTTCGCCAGAGGGATATTCACAACCACTTGATAAACCAATTAGATTTATAACTGACCTatgccctttctctgacagacacaaTCAACCCTGACCCCATGGAATTCTGAGTCACCAGcttagaccattggccagaacttgcccagtttacCATGGGTGTCTTTCTTTGTATATCCTCCAGTGCAGCATCAGAGAAAATGTTCAGTGCAGCCGGTGATGTCATCAGCCATAAGTGATCAAGATTGTCTGCCAGCAATGTGGAAAAAGACATGGATCAGTGAGTAACCTAAACCTCCTGTGCCCTATACCACATATCAGATAGTTGTACTAACACTATCCCCGCTGTTTACTACTAACTCCACtacaccacccctgctgtcaacTTACTAGTACTATCATTGCCCCTGCTGTTTACTGGCTACAACTAACTCCAGTCCACTCCTGCTGTCGACTGTCTACAACTACTTCTGGTTCACCAACCCTGCTGTCGACACAGTACTAACAACATTCTTGCAGCAGCCTCACTACAACTATTACTACCCCTGCTGTCAacttactactactacttccagtcCACAACCTCTGCTGTCAACTTGCTGCTACTACAACCAGTCCACCACCACTGCTGGCACCCACTATTACCACACCTATATAAGCACAGATCCCATCTCCTGTTCTTTGTTTTACACTGTACTGCTGCTGATGCAGCTACTTCCACCACCACCCCTCCACTACAGCCAGATGATCTCTAAAAACTGGTAAGTTTTTTGGCTTTCATTTCCGGCAAGTGCTTTTTCACTTGCTATATGCAAATCATGTTGCTACTCAAGATCATCAAAGGGATCATTTTGGActgcttggaaaaaaaaaattggttcttCTGATACTTCCTCAGGCATTTTAACAGTGGCAGTCAGCTGTCaccaaaaaggatttaaaaaaaaatccccccgtACAGTGTGTTTTTGAACAAGCTGTTAGCTACCACAGGTCACTGTAACTTTTACattaactgagccttaaaaccaGTTTCAAAGTACTTGGATACACTCCTAGGTGACCCAGCAGTGTTGTACATGGTGTTAGGGCTCTTAGGCAGTATTCACACAAGTTTTTAAGGTTATTACTTCCAGACTCGGTATAATTGTATTTGCTCAAAACCAACATTTTCGACAAGATTTGGCAAACCtgctgtaaatttttttttgaaaagttctCTCACTGagctgttaggccatgttcacatgatggaacttccatgcagaattccttttaaaggggttacccaccataagatgattttagtacgtgcCTGGCAGAGagttatggacatgcttaggaaggatttgcgcttgtcttggggctaaatggctatgtcatgagattaccataacactgtggctagctttttgtgaactagtatttcctgtttttttatctacaaatcccacaattccattttcttccctcccaaacatcagccaccccacccattgaaacataaatgagctgcatccatcaaaagccctgtggttttcaatcagggtgcctacagctcttgcagattgatccctctcccaccaagcgatcactccacccaatgaagcagacaggctccctgtcatcagctgactaatgagtcaggtctcggccgcattgcaaactgggaaaaatctgagacaacagtaattttgtatgctgttaaaaataaatattggggtgaaaatcgcagaagaattgggagaaaaccgtcacacacaggtacagacattatattatgaactacactaactttacagcccctgtagcatagtcaaataaaaaaaaattcctggaatacccctttaacctctttaggacaatggacgtacatttacgtgcatTGCCTGCTATCGTTATATGAAGCTTCATACATGGTGAGCGAGCTTCATACATGGTGGGTCCTGGGTGCtaccagcaaccaggacccgcggctaataccggacatcaccaatcaggttaatgtccagtattaaccctttagacatcacaatcaaaattgattgcggcgtctaaaaccgGAGAAAAgacatcccggctagctcagcaggctgttcaggaccgcagtggtgaaattgcggcatccagaacggctgagaggacagcgggagggcccttacctgcctccttgccatctgATCTGTGCCTCAatgctccagccaggctctgcagcacagataacactgatcaatgctatgctatggcatagcattgtgcagtgtatgcaatctaaggattgtaatgtaatgtaatagtcctctatggggactaaggaaaagtgtaaaaaaaaagttaataaatgtgatttaaccccttccataagaaaagtttcaccctccttttcccatttaaaaaatatatatgtaaacaaaaataaacatatgtggtaccattGCGTGcgtaaaatgtccgaactataaaaatataacattaattaaaccgcacagtcgatggcgtacacataaaaaaaattccaaagtccaaaattgcatatttttggtcactttgtataccttaaaaaatgtataagaagtgatcaaaacgtcccatcaaaacaaaaattgaaccaataaaaactttagatcacgggaCATAAAAAAagatccctcatacatccctgtatacgtaaaaataaaaaagttgtaggggtcaaaagaggacattttaaatatgctaattttcttacAAATAGTTATAGAAGTAAaacaaataaaacctatataagttgagtatcattttaatcatatggacatacagaataaagatgaggtgtcatttttaaggaaaagtgcactgtgtagaatcaaaagcccccaaaagtcacaaaattgcatttttcccccccacaAAGATTTTATGGTGGAAcgattaatgtcattacaaagaacaattggtggcacaaaaaagccctcatatgggtctgcaggtggaaaattgaaagagttatgatttttaataggtgaggtggaaaatacgaaagtacaaaaatgaaaaaaaaactgtggtccttagGGGTTAAAGTCTGTCAACTGAGCGAAATATCACAGAGGCATGTCTAGAAGACACCAATCTCTTCccaagaggtacactacccaTATGTAGCCTCTGAGAGGCCTTTTTACACTGCAGTGGGAGAAACACTATGATACATTACTACATGAGACATTACTGCATGCAGCAATCGGACATTTCTACCTGGGTGAGCTATTGTTAATAAAGTACTAGATATCCCCACCAAAGTAACAACATGTACAataaattaaagggattatctaccataaggtgattttagtatgtacatggcagacagtaatggacatgcttaggaaggatctgcgcttgtcttggggctaaatggctatgttgtgagattaccataacactgtggttagctttttgtgaactggtatttcctttttgagttttcttttttgcctacaaatcccataattccatttcctccctcccacacatcagccaccccacccattgaaacataaatgagctgcatcccttcaaaagacctgtggttttcaatcagggtgcctacagttgttgcattagttgcagattgatctctctcccaccaagcgatccctccacccattgaagcaggcaggctccctgtcatcagctgactaatgaggtcaggtcttggccgcattgcaacctgggaaaaatctgagacaacagtcattttgtatactgttaaaaataaatattggggtgaaaatcacagaagaattgtgagaaaaccgtcacacacaggtacatacactatattatgaactacactgactttacagcccctgtagcaaagtcaaataaaaaaaaatcctggaatacccctttaattagaccATTTATGATGATCAGTGGAACAGCAGCAGAATTGCTTTAGTTTTGCAATTTCACTTTACACTTCCCGATCCTCCTTTTAAAAGCTGCTTTGACATCTTTATTCTTAAGACTGTATATAAATGGGTTGAGCACTGGGATAATTGCCATGTTCAATAAAGAATGTAATTTCTTGGAGCCTAAGCTATTACTTGGTATAAGATACTGAAAAATCAATGTAGCATATAGCAACATGATGACTGTGAGGTGTGAGGAACACGTGTAGAAGGCTTTTCTTCTACCAATAGTGGAACGTATCTTCATTATGGAccgaattataaatatataagatGTTAGGATGACAAGAAATGGAATAACGAAATATACCATGAGCCCTTGTGTATTGGACAGTGTTTTCAATATTGTGATATCACTGCAGGCAATTTCCAAGATGGGGACAAGGTCACAGCAGAAGTGGTCAATAACATTGGTGGAAAAGCAAGAGATCTTGGATACAAACCAGATGAAGGAAACATATTGTATAAAACCAAATGTCCAACAAAATGAAGCCAATAGAAGACATATCTTAAAGttcataataatattataatttaGGGGTCTACAAATAGCTACATATCGATCATAACTCATGGCCATCAAAATGAGGAGTTCATCTGCTGTTAAAGATGTAAACATATAGAATTGAGCTATGCAGGCCAGGTAGGACACAGTGTTGTCTGCAGTGATGAAGGTTAGAAGGATCTTATGTAGGGTGACAGTAGGAGACATCATGTCCACTATAGACAAATTAGCAAGGAAGAAATACATGGGAGTGTGAAGATGAGAGTCCAGACAGACCAGGAGGAGAAGACTCATATTCCCAACAAGAGAGATGAGATAAATGAGTAAAACCAGAAGAAATATAGGAGCCTGGAGCTCAGGATCATCAGATATCCCCTTTATAATGAAATATGTCATTGTTTGATTGGCCTTCATATTTCTCATTGGTATAAATAAAGTAATATGATGTCACCTATAGCAAACAAATAATAGATTATAAAATCTTGACCAGGACACCATCTTGACCATTTTTACCATCAATAACTGTCATCCCTGGTGGCTTGTCACAAACTTTCATGATTGATTTGGCAAGGTTGGCATTAGGATGTGGCCAATTGGGCCATTGCCCATAGTTTACATCTCCAATATAGGCACACTGGAGATCCAGGGCACTGGACTTTCGGCCTGGTGGCCTGTATCAGGGCTGGGATGTTGGACCCCAGAGAATCCAGGGCATGAGGGTTATTTTTGTCCTTTTGAACAATACCTtccaaaaccataaaaaaaatagttaagaTCCAATCATATATAGACATTCATAGTAACatctgtttacatgtttttttttttgccatataaaaATATTAAGTTACAGACATTGATAGTATCAGTTACCGTACAATTTCCGTGCAGATCTGTGCATAGATGTGATCTTGTGGTAAGTATTGGGAGCCATGAGGCTTTATATATTATGTTTCATGACAATAATTGATCCCTTTGCTCTTCCAATCTCTATTGAGACTTATTACACTTGGTTTAATTTTGCCAATTTTATCCTAATATTTATATTCACAATATTATTGATATTTTCTACGTAAACTCTTGGAGATCCCACTGTTCCCTTTTCCTCATAGACTTTGTCTTTTGGGATTCATTATACTtgtttaaatttttctgcattcATTGTAACATTTATATTTACTGTATTATTGATATCACATAAGGACCTGGTGATGTAGCCTTTGTACAGATATAGCCACTGGCAACCTACATGCAAAATATTCTTTTCACGTGGCACATAACGTTATTGGTGTAGGGCACCACAGAGagtacatacaggagcagggactcctgtcaatggCCAGACTTCTTGCTCCTATGCACTGAGCAGATATGCCTACACTACTGTAAACATCACCATTCACTCATCATTTGCTTGGCTTGGTGCAACACTGTCACCAAATATGGGTGAGTATTTAAATGGCATTAGTTTTAGTTAAATCAAAGGACCAAAACAAACGCATCCCATTGGACCCCGATAGTCTGACATACAGCACCTGGCAAGACAGCAATAAATAGATGTCATGCTCTAGCTTGCCATTCTAGCAGAGCCAGTACACTTTAAGGGCCTTAATGACCCTACCGAGGATTCTTACTCTTATGTGCTTAAACACCA is a window encoding:
- the LOC130291968 gene encoding olfactory receptor 5B12-like → MKANQTMTYFIIKGISDDPELQAPIFLLVLLIYLISLVGNMSLLLLVCLDSHLHTPMYFFLANLSIVDMMSPTVTLHKILLTFITADNTVSYLACIAQFYMFTSLTADELLILMAMSYDRYVAICRPLNYNIIMNFKICLLLASFCWTFGFIQYVSFIWFVSKISCFSTNVIDHFCCDLVPILEIACSDITILKTLSNTQGLMVYFVIPFLVILTSYIFIIRSIMKIRSTIGRRKAFYTCSSHLTVIMLLYATLIFQYLIPSNSLGSKKLHSLLNMAIIPVLNPFIYSLKNKDVKAAFKRRIGKCKVKLQN